A segment of the Streptomyces sp. NBC_01235 genome:
CCGAGGCCGCCGAAGAGACCTTCGTGACCCTGGAACCCGGCTACGGTCTGCGCCGCATCACCGACGACCTCTGCAAGGAAGCGGGTTTCCGTCCCCGGATCGCCTTCGAGGGGGAGGAGGCGGAGACGCTGAGGGGCTTGGTGGCGGCGGGGCTGGGGGTGGCCCTCCTCCCTCCACCGGCAGTGGCCCGCCCCGGCGTGGTGGAGCTGACGGTCACGGCCCCGAGAGCGGCCCGCGAGATCGGCGTCGCCTGGCTGGACGGCCACCCGGACACCCCACCAGTGGCCGCCTTCAAGAAGTTCCTCCTGTCGAGACGCGGCAACTTGCTGCCGACCTGAAGGTCACGCCCCAGGGGCGCGGGGCCGTATCGATGTGCGCTCCGCCGCGTGGGCGCGATCAGCCGCGACGAACCCGCACCCCGCGACGATCCGCGACAACCCCCGACCTCACCGGCGCCACGAGGAACCGAACCCCGCCGCCAACGGCATCCGCAGCCCCAACGGCGGCGGAGCCGCCAGCGCGTCCTCCACCGGCCGCGAGAGCGTCCGCCCGAACAGCGCGCCCATGACGAAGTCCTCGGCCAGCGCGAGGACTTCACCCCGGTACTGGTGCAGCCGGTGGCCGTCGGAGTGCACCTCGAACCGGCACACGTCCCGGTTCGCCTTCTTCGCCCGCGCCGCGAGCCGGAACGACAGCTCGGGGTCGCAGCGCTCGTCGTTCGTGCCGTGCACGATCAGCACCCGCCGCCCCGCGAGCTGCTTCACCGGTTCGGGTGGCGCGGCCATGTCCTCCTCCGGCAGCCAGGGAGCCACCGCCAGCACGGAGTTGACGGCCTCGTGCCCCCCGGCGCGCAGCGCGGCCCGCGCGCCCATGTCGACCCCGGCCAGACACACGGGGACGTCCCCGTAACGCCGTACGATCTCGTCGGCCGCCCAGGCCGCGTCGGCCGCGAGGTGCGCCTCGCTGCCGTTCCAGCCCCGGTAGCGGTAGTGCACGGCGTGGATGGCCAGGCCGCCCTGCGCACGTCCCGCCCGCGCGAGTCTGCGGCCCAGGCCCCGGACGGAGCCGGCCGGCCACACGGGGGACGGTCTGCGGCTGGAGATCTCCTCGCCCCCCGGGAGCAGCACCACCGCCCCGCTCACCGACGTCGGCTCCGGGCCGAGCGCCCTCCCCAACCGGGCCGTCCGAACCGGCGTCACTTGCTGTCCCATACTTCCTGTCCCATGACAGAACAGTGTCAGAAGCGGGCGTGTACTCCACCCGTCCGTGCGGTCACCGTTACGTATCGGCGGAGTTGTACAACGCGCGATCTACGCGCGTAGGAGTTAGAGTGCGGAAATGACGAGCCAGAGCATCCAGGCGGGCAACACCCCCAGCTCGGACCAGATCCGGCGGGCACCCAAGGTTCTGCTGCACGACCACCTCGACGGCGGGCTGCGCCCCGGCACGATCGTCGACCTCGCCCGGGACACCGGGTACGCCCAACTCCCCGAGACCGACGCCGACAAGCTCGGCATCTGGTTCCGGGAGGCCGCCGACTCCGGTTCCCTGGAACGGTACTTGGAGACCTTCTCGCACACCGTCGCGGTGATGCAGACCCGCGACGCGCTCGTCCGGGTCGCCCGCGAGTGCGCCGAGGACCTCGCCGAGGACGGTGTCGTCTACGCCGAGGTGCGGTACGCCCCCGAACAGCACCTCGACGGCGGGCTGAGACTCGAAGAGGTCGTCGAGGCCGTCAACGAGGGCTTCCGGGAAGGCGAACGGACGGCCCGTCGGAACGGACAACGCATCCGCGTCGGCGCCCTGCTCACCGCCATGCGGCACGCGGCCCGCTCCCTGGAGATCGCCGAACTCGCCAACCGCTACCGCGACCTGGGAGTCGTCGGCTTCGACATCGCGGGCGCGGAGGCCGGTTTCCCGCCCACCCGGCACCTCGACGCGTTCGAGTACCTCAAGCGCGAGAACAACCACTTCACCATCCACGCCGGGGAGGCCTTCGGGCTGCCGTCCATCTGGCAGGCCCTACAGTGGTGCGGCGCCGACCGGCTCGGGCACGGGGTACGCATCATCGACGACATCGAGGTCGCCGCCGACGGCAGCGTGAAGCTCGGGCGGCTCGCCTCCTACGTCCGCGACAAGCGCATCCCGCTGGAGATGTGTCCCAGCTCCAACCTCCAGACGGGCGCCGCCGCCTCCTACGCCGAGCACCCCATCGGACTGCTGCGCCGGCTGCACTTCCGGGCCACCGTGAACACGGACAACCGCCTGATGTCCGGCACCAGCATGAGCCGGGAATTCGAGCACCTTGTCGACGCGTTCGGCTATACGCTCGACGATCTGCAGTGGTTCTCGGTCAATGCTATGAAGTCAGCATTCATTCCTTTCGATGAACGACTCGCCATGATCAATGACGTGATCAAGCCTGGTTATGCGGAACTGAAGTCCGAATGGCTGTTCCAGCAGACCGCCTCCACCAGCGGCTCTGTGGTCACGGAAGGCTGACCGCAGGGTTTTGCGGGATGCGGAATGCGGGCGGGTGTTCACAATCCGTCCGCATTTCGATGTTTGCCGACGGCCCCTCCACGTGTTTACGGTCGAGAACCGCTCAGTTCCCCGTATCCCACTCGAGGACGCATTCATCATGAAGCAGTCTGCTGCCAAGACCCTCGGTGTCGCCGCTCTCGGTGCCGCCTTCGCCGCCGTCGGTGCGGGTGCCGCGAACGCCGCTCCCGCCGTTCCGGACGCCACGCAGGCCCTGGACGGTATTACCAAGACGATGCCGGCGGAGAACGTGGCCCAGGCGCTGCCCGGCGCCGGTGGGGCCCTGTCGCAGGCCCAGCCGGCGCTCGGCGCGGGCCTGACCGCCGCCCAGCCGGCCGCCGAGAAGCTCCTCGCCGGGGGCCCGACCGCGCCCGCCGCCGGTCTCCTCGGCGGTCTGCCGCTGCAGGGCCTGCCCACGCACGGCCTGCCGGTGAACGGCCTCCCGCTCGGCTGAGCGACGCCGCCCGTCCCGCCACGCACCACGCCGTTGGGGCGCATCCGGAACCACCGGGTGCGCCCCAACGGCGTTGACGCGGACGGCCGTCACCAGGCCGTGCGTGCCTTGTCCTCCGAGGGGAGCAGGATCCACAGCGCTATGTAGAGCAGGAACTGCGGGCCCGGCAGAAGGCAGGACAGCAGGAAGATCACGCGCATCGTGGTCGGGGAGGTGTCGAAGCGGCGGGCCAGCGCGGCGCACACTCCGCCGATCATGCGGCCGTGGGTGGGGCGGGCGAGGCTGGACATCTGCGGCTCCTTCGTGAGCGTCTGTCGGAGGCGGCCCGTGCGGCTGCTCCATCTGATATCAACGCTACGGCGACGAAGGGGACGAAGCGTCGCTCTACGGGGCGATACCGACCCTGGGAATCCTCGGGGTCCGACCCTGAGCCACCTCTTCCTGACGAACCGCGGACCGCCCCCGGTGCTCCTCCCTGCGGCGCAGCCGCGCGCGCACCGCCGGTACCACCGCGACGTGCGCGAGGGCCACGCCCACGGTGTTCAGCAGCATCGAGTCGACGTCCACGACCTGCCCCGGCACCCCGGTCTGCAACAGCTCTATGCCCAGCGACAGCAGGGCGCCCGCCGTGACCGTACGGATCAGGGAGGCGAGCGGCGAGACCCGGATTCTGCCGTGCGCCAGCGGCAGCAGGACGCCCAGCGGGGCGAGCAGCCCCAGCCCCTCGCCGATCCGCCGGGCCGCCTCGGGCCAGCCCAGCTTCAGATCGGCGCGGATCCCGTCGAACGGGTGCAGGTTGGCGGGCATCACCCAAGGGACGTTCAGCGGTCGCAGCGTGACCCAGGCGACGAACACGAGATGGGCGGCCAGGAGAACAATCCCGGTCGCGCGGATGCGGATCGCGGCGCTGCCGCCGATGGAGCCTTGACGCTGCACGCCCCCCAAGACGCACCCCCCGGCACGATCGGTTCCGGCTCACCCCCCGACACCGTCCCGAGCCCTGCGCCCCACCTTCCCACCACGGCCCCTCGGTAGCGGGTGACCTGCGACGACGAACCTTCCCGACCGGCCCATGAGGCGTCCGCCACACCACCCCGCACCACCGGCCGCCCACCCACCGACCCCCTCACACAGCCGAACCGACACCACCCCACGGGCAGCGACGATCGTCCCGGCGTCCCGGCGTCCCGGCGTCCCGGCGTCCCGGCGTCCTGGCGTCCTGGCGTCCTGGCGTCCTGGCGTCCTGGCGTCCCGGCGTCCGGGCGTCCGGGCGGCGTCCCCGGGTCCCCGGGTCCCCGCGTCAGGGAGTCCTCGCGCCACGCTCGAGCCTGGCGTCCTGGCGTCCTGGCGTCCTGGCGTCCCCGCGTCAGGGAGTCCTCGCGCCACGCTCGAGCCCGGCGTTCCGGCGTCCCCACGTCCCCGCGCCTGGGAGTCCTCGCGCCAGGCTCGAGCCCAGCGTCCCGGTCGGCCGCCGTCCGCCCGCGGGTGGCCCCGGGAAGCCGGCCGCGGGAGGCCGGCCGCAGGGAACCGGCCGCAGGGAACCGGCCGTGGGGAACCGCCGCCCGGGCCCCGGAAGGGTGTCCCTGAGCGGGCCCTTGAGCGGGCCCTTGAGCGGGCCCTTGAGCGGGCCCTTGAGCGGGCCCTTGAGCGGGCCCTTGAGCGGGCCCCTCAGCCAACCCCTCAGCCGGCCCGGAACGGTCCCGGAGCTCCCGGAGCGGGGTGCCCCCAGGAACGGCCCGGCGCGTCGCTCAGCCGCCGTCCGTGACCGGCCGGCGCGTCGCTCAGCCGCCGTCCGTGACCGGCCGGCGCGTCGCTCAGCCGCCGTCCGTGACCGCTGAGGACGGGGGTTCTGTGCTGCCGGGGCGGGAGCGGACCTCGTCGGTGCACACGTAGCGGCGCAGGGGCTCGGAGCCGGGGCCGCCCAGGATCACCGAGCCGTCGCCCTCCGCCGCCGCAGAGTCGGAGAACGTGCAGACGAGCTGGGCGAGGGCGTAGGAGGTGAGGCTGCCGGGCGAGGTGCTCAGGCGCAGCGCGTCGTCCGGGTCCTTGGGGCGCGGTCCGACGACCGACATGCCGCCGCGTACGTCCGTCGTGTACCCGGCCTCCTTCTCGGCCGCCGACGGCGACTCGGCGAGCTGGTCGAGCAGGCCCTGCGCCACCAGCGCGCGCCGCTCGGAGTCCGGCGCACCGTCCGGCACCCGCACGGACCGCTCCACGG
Coding sequences within it:
- a CDS encoding alpha/beta hydrolase; translated protein: MGQQVTPVRTARLGRALGPEPTSVSGAVVLLPGGEEISSRRPSPVWPAGSVRGLGRRLARAGRAQGGLAIHAVHYRYRGWNGSEAHLAADAAWAADEIVRRYGDVPVCLAGVDMGARAALRAGGHEAVNSVLAVAPWLPEEDMAAPPEPVKQLAGRRVLIVHGTNDERCDPELSFRLAARAKKANRDVCRFEVHSDGHRLHQYRGEVLALAEDFVMGALFGRTLSRPVEDALAAPPPLGLRMPLAAGFGSSWRR
- a CDS encoding adenosine deaminase, which translates into the protein MTSQSIQAGNTPSSDQIRRAPKVLLHDHLDGGLRPGTIVDLARDTGYAQLPETDADKLGIWFREAADSGSLERYLETFSHTVAVMQTRDALVRVARECAEDLAEDGVVYAEVRYAPEQHLDGGLRLEEVVEAVNEGFREGERTARRNGQRIRVGALLTAMRHAARSLEIAELANRYRDLGVVGFDIAGAEAGFPPTRHLDAFEYLKRENNHFTIHAGEAFGLPSIWQALQWCGADRLGHGVRIIDDIEVAADGSVKLGRLASYVRDKRIPLEMCPSSNLQTGAAASYAEHPIGLLRRLHFRATVNTDNRLMSGTSMSREFEHLVDAFGYTLDDLQWFSVNAMKSAFIPFDERLAMINDVIKPGYAELKSEWLFQQTASTSGSVVTEG
- a CDS encoding ATP-binding protein, producing the protein MKQSAAKTLGVAALGAAFAAVGAGAANAAPAVPDATQALDGITKTMPAENVAQALPGAGGALSQAQPALGAGLTAAQPAAEKLLAGGPTAPAAGLLGGLPLQGLPTHGLPVNGLPLG
- a CDS encoding PspC domain-containing protein, encoding MSSLARPTHGRMIGGVCAALARRFDTSPTTMRVIFLLSCLLPGPQFLLYIALWILLPSEDKARTAW
- a CDS encoding VanZ family protein; this encodes MQRQGSIGGSAAIRIRATGIVLLAAHLVFVAWVTLRPLNVPWVMPANLHPFDGIRADLKLGWPEAARRIGEGLGLLAPLGVLLPLAHGRIRVSPLASLIRTVTAGALLSLGIELLQTGVPGQVVDVDSMLLNTVGVALAHVAVVPAVRARLRRREEHRGRSAVRQEEVAQGRTPRIPRVGIAP